The stretch of DNA agcaacagctggcctcagtgagccctggcagcaggcagattagagtcacagcttggcttcacctgagaatctccaagcccagcacaagtagcagccatctcagattgctttacagctcagacagggtggtccagggcaaaacacaggtggggactgaccttggcctgcacctccatGGAAACCCCAGgacctgtgcacccagtggacagctacagaccacatcggagcaccaccaccctacccctgcatagctgatcctccacagagggtggaggttggtggtcaatggtcacagccaatccttgcagctgactggcctgggtaaatccctcccattgatttgccaacagcaaccaaggctcagctgcaagaggagggtgtactcagcccacacaaaggacacacctcaagtacccagcttgggtgataggggaggctgtgccactggagcctacaggacacctagtatattagaccacactaccaagacacggagtcaaagcagctctacctagtacataaaaacagacacagggaggctgccaaagtcaggaggcaaagaaatatggcccaaatgagagaacagatcaaagctccccAAAACAGCTAAACGAAATGGACaaaagtaatctatcagatgcagagttcaaaaacagtCTTtcaaaaggatgctcaaggaatttagtgaggacctcggcaacataaaaaagatccagttggaaatgaagaacacactaattgaaataaagaacaatttacagggaaacaacagtagagtggatgaagctgagaatcaaatcaatgacttggaacataaggaagcaaaaaaccgtgcagaacagaaagaagaaaaaggaatccaaaaaaatgaggataatgttaaacagcctctgggactttaaagagatccaacattcacttcataggggtgccagaaggagaagagcaagagattggaAATCTATCCGAAAAAAtagtggaagaaaacttccctatattggtgaaagaaatagacatgcaagtctaggaaatagagttccaattctgatggatgcaaagagacgtCATTGACACTCCAAGACACGTCATtataaaaggccaaaggttaaagataaagaaagacttgtaaaagcaagataaaagaagttagttaccagtaGGTTGCCAtatgggagcagggagggggaagatgggtgaagaggtgaggggattaagaaatggaaataggtagttacagaatagccaggaggatgtaaaatacagtataggaaatggagtagccaaagaacttatacgcatgacctatggacatgaacaatagtgcgGGGATTGCTTGAAGGAGTAGAGGGTGCTGGGTGGCtgggggcaaagaggaaaaatcgggacaactgtaatagcttaatcaataaaatacaattttttttaaagtgaatttctaCTCAAGCTACGTAAATTATTTCCCAAGTAGTTATAAAAGTTTATAGGAAACATATATCATCTTCCAATTTGGCTTTTTTGGGTTTTACCCTTTAATAAGTCATACAATATTGTATATTGGAATGCTGAAAATAGCGATTTTAATTCTAAAGCTATTAGTGGAAAATTGGGGGTCCATTGGGCTGATTAGGGAAGAAACTTTTATAGAAGTAATTTACCTTGGCTCTTTTCCCAACCCATAGATAATAGGTTCGTTGGGCCAGCTTCTTGTAATAAATTGGTAAACCGTTTTGGAGagtttattttcaacatttcccTCATTTGAACTATAGAAGAAACACTGAAtttaaaacaagcaaagaaaacagTGAGCTTGGTTAATTTCAACTCAGGACTCATTTTCTTCCTCAGCCAAAAAGAATTTTAAGCTTGTGTTAATCTACTgagaattttgcattttaatatgattttgGCTCCATTATGAGTATCTGAACAGAGTACAAACGTATTTTGAGAGACTTAACTTAGACTTAACTCAATTTTCATAGGCATTTTAGTGACTGTCCTAAAGCCATTGTAAGAGGTGATATTGAAAAATTCTTTCTCAAAGTCTTATAAGTAATCAGTATTCAAGGGGAAggttttagatattattttttgaaatttgataGGAATGAAAATCAGAGAAAGGCATCTAGAGCATTTTGCTCTGTGGCAGACatgaggcttttctttctttttttattttttaaacacctgAGAGTGATACTGTAATGTCATCATGGACTGCACAACACCTGCTGAGGGTTGTGGAGGGTCTTTGTCATTTTCCACCCAGGGCAGGGATTCTGTGTTTAGCATCCTTGAAATACAAGCTAGTGCATTTTTTAGACGGTGTTGGGTACACAGTAGTAAGAGCAATGTGAGAGGTAAAGAGACAATAATTACTATGTGAGTTCAGGAGATATTTCTGACTGGGTAATCAAAGGTTCTTCATGATGAAGGTGGCTCAGAAGCAGGGATTTACTTAGGAATGATGGGTAGGATTTCAGTTGAGAGAAGGCCTGGCTGGTGCAAACATGTGGAAGTTAGAGAGCAGAGAGTGTGTTTGAGGAACTGGAGTCTCAGTAGAATAATGTTCATTATTTTCCAGGAGTGTTTCAACCCTGGCAGAGCATATTTGCAAGATACCCAGCAAAGGTTAGGCCAGTAAATTGTTTTCATCATCAGTCCTAATTGAGTTAGAGCTCATTAGAGCCACGCTTCATGGAGATAAAGTGGACAAGTGTCTGTGATTCAGAACAAGCGGAATAAATATGCACTGAAAGCTATGTACTTGTAAATACTGTGTGGCACACCTTTGTTGTAAATCATATTTACTATTATGCTTCAAAATATTGCTAGCaaacatttgctttaaaaagatgaacaTCTATATTATCTACATAAATTTTGGACTTCATATTAATAAAgtgtaaaattcaaaacaaatgctTTTCTTATCACATACAGACACAGGGAACATGGAGTTACTCCACCTATATGGAAGTGAAAAGCAGAAGCAGCAGTGGCTTGAGCCTCTTCTTCAAGGGAGCATCGCCTCCTGCTTCTGTATGACAGGTAAAAGCAAACCCCTCTTCTCCCCTCGGGCAGTCCGCCACCAGAGGCATTGTGGGTGAGCTGAAGCAATGTGGCTGTGGCGCCGTGTGGCAGGCACATTTGTTTGTGGTCAGAATGTGAATGGCTTTGTTTTGAGACCAGTTTTAAATTTGggccctttttaaaattgtgcatttatttgtttttagagacaggggaagggagggtggagagaagaaaaggaaggggaagcaTTGGTCTGTttcctcttgcacatcccctgtCTGGGGACTGAATCTgggacccaggtatgtgctctgaccgggaatcaaaccagcaacccttcgttttgcagaacaatgcccaaccaactgagccacaccagatagggctaaattttagaatttttaaatgtgcagAATAAAAGTTGTCCTCCCTGAAGGGAGGACAGGAGGTATTGTTTTCTGGTAGGCATTAGCACCAGAATACACCTAGTTTcataatattttgtcttttctaaaattGTCACCTATGGATATTAAAGATCATTTCTGCCTTTATGTATGAAATATTCATCTTTGTGATAGTTTTGTATTGATACTTACAAAATACTTAACTCTGCATAAACCCAGAAAAGTAGAACTTTCGCCAATGCTGATCATATAGCTCAGATTATCTTATGGGGAAATACAGCTAGGAGCATGTTAATAAAAATGGTttggttaataaaaattaaaaaaccatcTGTACATAGGAAACACTAATTAAGAAGTCTTGAAGAGACAAACATATTATTTCATAATTGAGATGAACTAAACTAAATTTCATCTGGCAATAATTTTGGCCAGATTTTATTGTCTTCTATAACATTACATACATTTGTAATAGCAAGCTGCTCTCTATTTAAATCACTTAGAGGCATTTATAACACCTGCAGTATGATGTGTTATCTATCTATAAAGCACTAATTTGAGGTGACGGAATAAGTAGAGTCCACGCTTtctgaagaaactgagtctttaATTTTAGAAACTGAGCACAGGAAATATCTGAAGGACCCATTTAAAAGAACATTCTGTTACCAAGTGCAGATAACTatgattgagagctggcctgtggaTTCTGAAATTCCATGCAGTAAAGCAGTTGTGTAACAGTTCCATGGAAAACTTTCTGAAGATACTAAGGGCTGAACGGGCTTTATAGAAAGCAAAATAAGTAAGTCAGTGAAAGCATGCCCGATGGAATTTGCAAGGCATAGTTAGAAATTGTTTAAGATAGTAAACTGTATGGTAAGGAAATCTGGCTTGTAAATATTTAGTACAGACTTCCGTTGTGGGAAGAACAGTCTACTCTTCTAAAGAGTAGTTTTTAATCTACTCTTGATGGCTGGAAAAAGGATTGAGTTTTATCCCAAGTCATATATCAATGAGGAAACCAAGAACACAGTTCAGATTGCTGATCTCCACTGTTCTAActacttcattcatttattcttccaatgaacatttattgaatacctactatttGTAGTTTATGGGAGAACCAGGGTGGAATGGGGGAAGGATAGAAAGATGAAGAAGACTAAGATGTTCTCTCTGTCCTCAGAGAGTTCACATTTCCCTCTGTAAGTCTCTTTTGTAAACTGATATCTGCCTTCCTGTAAATTCAGCCTTTGTTTATTTGTAGAGCCTGATGTAGCATCCAGTGATGCCACAAATATTGAATGTAGTATCCAGCGAGACGGAGATAGCTATGTAGTTAATGGCAAGAAATGGTGGAGCAGCGGTGAGTATTCAGACTGATCCTTTGTGCTAGATGCTGTCCTAAAATAATATGATACATAGTTACTACTTTTACAATGACAGTTCTTTAAATTCTGCCTTAGCATTTTCAAATTTAGAAACAGttgacaaaaagaaaagtaattttataacATGTCTCAATTAGGTGATGTTTAAGAGCagaaaacatctttttcttttactgtttgtGACAGGTAAAATTCATATTAATGCACAATATTTTTGACCTTTGGAATAtctatcaaaattaaattttaataggGACATATCATATGCactataataatttatatgtagttgtttttagagagaaattgTACGTtacctaaaataatttattgcacTACATATTTTCAGGTcttaaaaatacaagtttttaaattaaaagtaagaatacatagaaaaatacattGTTTAGCCAGCTCTCAGTAATAGACTCACATAAATAAATGAACCCTTTAGAAAGTTATAAAAGTAACTGATTATAATAATTATCAGATGTGGCAGGCTTGAGGCTCGCTTCCAGAGTGTGCATGAGAAATCTAACGGGAGAACCAGTCCACTACTGAAGCAAGGTGACAGGGAAGCAAACTATGTGTTTAGAAACTTACCAGCAATGTATTAAAAAGGCCAGAAAagctttttatatacttttttattgttgattgttatttttggtgttttatgaAATCGCTTacaaattaagaaacaagaaaagaagggTAGATGAAATTTTGCTGTATAGTTATTCAAGTATTAAAATTATGCAGGAAAATCAtctttatgtaatataaaataataagaaatgccCCATAATGTAAGCCTCTTTATTAATGTTAGATGGCCTAACTTATAGCATGATGTTCTTATTACTTATGCTTGTTACTACTATTTTCCGACATTgtttaatttgcatgttttatgcattgattattttgtttcctcttcttggCTTCTAcctgccctccccgccccgcccccgttCCTCACCCCAGCTCTTCTTTATTGTAAGTTGCGACCCCATGTTTCAGGTTTGAAGTTCAGAATAACGCAGATGTTTTATCTCAGGGCAAAGCATCATTCATGTGTATCGAAGCAAGACAGAAggcagttttacatttaaatgctGAATGTACTGGTTGGCTCTGTAGGGACTTCGGAATCCAAAGGAATCTCCACATTTAGTCTTTGTCTTCTCCAGGACCCATATTTCTTGGCAACTTTCataatgtagtttttaaaagagGATCCCATAAAAACATACAGGATGGGGTTGAGGCAGCTGTGGAAGAGTGCAATGCTCTCTGTGATCTGGATGGCAACGTCCATGCGTTTGCTCATGTCGCAGTCAGTGATCAGGAGGTAGATGATGTCTATGGTTTGGCAGAACTTGACAATGTTATAGGGCAGCTGAGTGACAATGAAAACTATAACCACTGTGAAGAGAACTTTGAGGGGTCCAGATTTCTTAATGTTTGGCATCTTGATGAGGGTCCTTGCTGTGATAAAGTAGCACACGCCCATAATGAGAAGGGGAATAACAAATCCGATGCAGATTTCCAGCATTTGAATTGATGCCTTCAGGGATGTTTGCAGGTGGTATGGAAAGATGGGAATGCACCTAGCCATGTGATTTACTGTGTAAAAAACCAGCTGAGGTATACTCAGCAAGATGGCAAACATCCAGACACAGAAGCAGATGAGCCGGCATGGTTTTCCCACCCCCGAATGGCTCGGGGCTTTAGTTACTGCCCAGTATCTGTCTATGCTGATACAAGCCAAAAACTGCATTCCAGAGACAAAGTTGACTGTGTACAAGGCTGAAGTGACCTTGCACATGATTTTCCCTAAAACCCACCCATGAACTGCATTAACTGCCCAGAAGGGCAGAGTGAATAGGAGGAGTAAATCCGCCACCGCCAGATTCAGGATGTACACATCTGTTTTGGTTCTCTGCTTCTTGTAATAGGCGTAAATCGCCACCACTACGGAGTTTCCTGCGAGTCCAATGATAAAAGCTATTGTGTAGAAGGCAGGCAGGAAAACCTTGGCAAATTTCCTGACCTCTTCTTTTACACAGACCACTTCATACTGACTGTAGTCGTGAGTGCCGTTTATCTCATTTTCCTCATAGTAGTAATCCATTGACTGGTTGTGTTCCAAAGCCATGGCTGCAATCTAAATGGCAAAAAGGATACATGATACTCACTTTAATGTTGATTAAAAGGAAACACTTTTTATCTAGCATATGTTTTGTTCTCTTACTAGAGAATAGTTTGTTGCCATAACATCCATGAGCCTGAATCTGCCATTTTTTTGAAATCCTTAATGGAAGCCACACTGGAGTATATCCCCAAGAACTTTCTTCATCCTTTGTCTTTATAAGTCTGGGTGCAGGAGCTGGTATTTACACAAAGAAGCTAAAAATAATACCCTGAGGAATTTTCTTAATCATTAAACCCTAAATAAAAGTCATGACTTCTTTtgtgaaaatagtttttaaaatatgaaagtttaGTCAGATTTCAactaaaaagaatcaaaaatgttataatttttacatatacaAGGTTGTGATTTATATGCAGTTTATTGaccaattaaataaatatacttattttaattacttaaaataaagtttctttttacgttatttatttataaactcatGTTTAAATCTTATCTGAGCATTTATGCTCAACTTCATTAGTTAGCATTTATAAAACAGTCTCTTCTAGTTCGCCTTCCTCCAAATGCTGTCCCTGCCTGCTCACTGTCCACCACTGTTTGGTAGCCCTGTCATTCCCCTGGTCACCCAAGTCCACTAGTCACTTAAGCATGCACCGTGCTGACTTCTCTCTTACCTTCATCTGTGACTTCCAGACAGCCCTTCAATTCTGATTTTTACCTTCCAAATAGATCTCGAATCTGTCTCCTCTT from Desmodus rotundus isolate HL8 chromosome 8, HLdesRot8A.1, whole genome shotgun sequence encodes:
- the ACKR4 gene encoding atypical chemokine receptor 4, with amino-acid sequence MALEHNQSMDYYYEENEINGTHDYSQYEVVCVKEEVRKFAKVFLPAFYTIAFIIGLAGNSVVVAIYAYYKKQRTKTDVYILNLAVADLLLLFTLPFWAVNAVHGWVLGKIMCKVTSALYTVNFVSGMQFLACISIDRYWAVTKAPSHSGVGKPCRLICFCVWMFAILLSIPQLVFYTVNHMARCIPIFPYHLQTSLKASIQMLEICIGFVIPLLIMGVCYFITARTLIKMPNIKKSGPLKVLFTVVIVFIVTQLPYNIVKFCQTIDIIYLLITDCDMSKRMDVAIQITESIALFHSCLNPILYVFMGSSFKNYIMKVAKKYGSWRRQRLNVEIPLDSEVPTEPTSTFSI